One window from the genome of Ensifer canadensis encodes:
- a CDS encoding Ku protein yields MAAVKPYWKGYLKLSLVTCPVALSPATSDTEKIRFHTMNRATGNRVASLYVDSVTGKEVNTEDQVKGYERGEGDYIMLEEEELDAVALESVRTIEIDIFTPRDSIEWIWLEKPHYLVPNDKVGEDAFAVIRDAMRSENVVGISRLVFGQRERAVMLEPRGEGIVLWTLRYGDEVRPEEEYFSNIKAKPEGGLAPLMKQLIKQQTKKWVPITDPIQDRMLELIAEKKKTLKPKAKRRITPAKDNVVDIMSALRDSLEREKRGKAR; encoded by the coding sequence ATGGCCGCCGTCAAACCATACTGGAAAGGTTACCTCAAGCTTTCACTGGTCACCTGCCCCGTCGCCCTGTCGCCGGCCACCAGCGACACCGAGAAGATCCGCTTTCACACCATGAACCGCGCCACCGGCAACCGCGTGGCTTCACTCTACGTCGACAGCGTGACCGGCAAGGAAGTCAATACAGAGGACCAGGTGAAAGGCTATGAGCGTGGCGAAGGCGATTACATCATGCTCGAGGAGGAAGAGCTCGATGCGGTGGCGCTGGAGAGCGTCCGGACGATTGAGATCGACATCTTCACGCCACGGGATTCCATCGAATGGATCTGGCTCGAAAAACCGCACTACCTCGTGCCGAACGACAAGGTTGGTGAAGATGCGTTCGCCGTGATCCGCGACGCCATGCGCTCAGAGAACGTCGTTGGAATTTCCCGTCTCGTCTTCGGCCAGAGAGAGCGTGCGGTGATGCTTGAGCCCCGCGGCGAAGGCATCGTTCTATGGACGTTGCGCTATGGTGACGAGGTGAGACCTGAGGAAGAGTATTTCTCGAACATCAAGGCAAAGCCCGAGGGCGGCCTTGCTCCGCTAATGAAGCAGTTGATCAAGCAGCAGACAAAGAAGTGGGTGCCGATCACCGACCCCATTCAGGATCGCATGCTCGAACTGATCGCCGAGAAGAAGAAGACGTTGAAGCCGAAGGCCAAGCGCAGGATTACACCGGCGAAAGACAACGTCGTCGATATCATGTCAGCGCTTCGCGACAGCTTAGAACGAGAGAAGCGCGGCAAAGCCCGGTAG
- a CDS encoding ABC transporter permease — protein sequence MATMLDQTIAHKQRTLGAAILANQTFWVFVAVVLACIFLSFATDSFATAKNLYNITRNATFVAIIALGMTLVIITGGIDLSVGSVLCLCSMVLAVVMHSGYSIEVGIVASVATALFIGAFNGVLIAYVGFPPFVVTLGMLSIARSLAMVASNNTVVFQFGPDHDKLLALGGGAWLFGIANPVIYMIVLTLLTGFVLRWTRLGRYIYAIGGNEHAATATGIPVRPIKVGVYMISALAAGVAGIIQTGWLGAVTTNIGAGMELQVIAAAVIGGANLAGGVGTALGALVGAALIEVIRNSLGLLGINAFWQGTFIGGATILAVLFDRIRNFRQTE from the coding sequence ATGGCAACAATGCTCGACCAGACGATCGCTCACAAACAACGCACGTTGGGCGCTGCGATCCTCGCCAACCAGACGTTCTGGGTGTTCGTCGCTGTCGTTCTGGCATGCATCTTCCTTTCCTTCGCAACGGATTCGTTTGCCACAGCGAAGAACCTCTACAACATCACCCGCAACGCCACCTTCGTCGCTATCATTGCCCTCGGCATGACGCTGGTTATCATCACCGGCGGGATCGACTTGTCGGTTGGGTCGGTGCTTTGCCTATGCAGCATGGTCTTGGCGGTCGTCATGCATTCCGGCTATAGCATCGAGGTCGGGATTGTCGCCTCGGTGGCAACGGCGCTTTTCATCGGCGCGTTCAACGGTGTGCTCATCGCCTATGTCGGATTTCCTCCTTTTGTGGTGACACTCGGCATGCTTTCGATCGCACGAAGCCTGGCGATGGTAGCGTCAAACAACACGGTTGTTTTCCAGTTCGGACCGGACCACGACAAACTGCTCGCTCTTGGCGGGGGGGCCTGGCTGTTCGGCATCGCCAACCCGGTGATCTACATGATTGTGCTGACGCTGCTGACGGGTTTCGTTCTGCGATGGACGAGGCTGGGCCGCTATATCTACGCCATCGGCGGCAACGAGCACGCCGCGACTGCTACCGGTATACCTGTGCGTCCGATCAAGGTCGGTGTGTATATGATTTCTGCCCTCGCCGCCGGTGTCGCCGGCATCATCCAGACTGGCTGGCTCGGAGCGGTAACAACGAATATCGGCGCTGGCATGGAACTTCAGGTCATCGCAGCGGCGGTGATTGGTGGCGCCAACCTGGCCGGCGGCGTTGGCACGGCCTTAGGCGCACTGGTCGGTGCGGCGCTCATCGAGGTAATCCGCAATAGCCTCGGGCTGCTCGGCATCAACGCGTTCTGGCAGGGAACGTTCATTGGCGGCGCGACCATCCTGGCGGTGCTTTTCGACCGCATCCGCAATTTCCGGCAGACCGAGTAG
- a CDS encoding ATP-binding cassette domain-containing protein — translation MRNDRARWRAGVLREARRLVATLEITNISKHFGAIQAVNDVSLSLEAGQVVGLMGDNGAGKSTLVKMIAGNHRPSQGTIRLDGNEIVLHRPIEARQHGIEIVHQDLALCNNLSAAANVFLGRELRRGFGPLRVLDYKAMYRRAGEIFSELRSETRPRDLVRQMSGGQRQAVAIARTMISEAKIVLMDEPTAAISVRQVAEVLHLIRGLRDRGIAVVLISHRMPDVFDVADRVIVMRRGRKVADKPILQTSPEEVTGLITGAIERG, via the coding sequence CTGAGGAACGATCGCGCCCGTTGGCGTGCCGGCGTGCTTCGGGAGGCGAGACGACTGGTGGCGACACTCGAGATCACCAACATTTCCAAGCATTTCGGCGCCATTCAGGCGGTCAACGACGTTTCGCTCTCGCTGGAAGCAGGCCAGGTGGTCGGCCTCATGGGGGATAACGGCGCCGGTAAGTCGACGCTGGTCAAAATGATTGCCGGCAACCATCGCCCGAGCCAGGGAACGATACGGCTCGACGGCAACGAAATCGTGCTGCATCGGCCGATAGAGGCAAGGCAGCACGGCATCGAGATCGTTCATCAGGACCTGGCGCTGTGCAATAATCTCTCGGCGGCGGCAAATGTGTTCCTTGGACGCGAACTCAGGCGCGGCTTTGGCCCACTGCGGGTCCTTGACTACAAGGCAATGTACCGTCGCGCGGGAGAGATCTTTAGCGAGCTTCGATCCGAAACTCGCCCCCGCGATCTCGTCAGGCAAATGTCCGGAGGGCAGCGGCAAGCGGTCGCGATCGCGCGAACGATGATCTCCGAGGCAAAGATCGTCCTTATGGACGAGCCGACGGCGGCCATTTCGGTGCGCCAGGTCGCCGAGGTGCTGCATCTGATCCGTGGTTTGCGCGATCGCGGCATCGCGGTCGTGCTCATCAGCCATCGTATGCCGGATGTTTTTGATGTCGCAGATCGCGTCATCGTCATGCGGCGCGGCCGAAAGGTCGCCGACAAGCCAATTCTGCAGACGTCGCCTGAAGAAGTGACAGGATTGATTACGGGCGCCATCGAAAGAGGATGA
- a CDS encoding NAD-dependent epimerase/dehydratase family protein, with the protein MLILVTGATGKVGRSLIAGLLDQPRFSQAQIRALCHNRLLEPCDRIDMVRGTIADRDVADAAMKSVTHVVHLATCKETPDAVMDITVKGLFWLLEAFRVSPSARQFILVGGDASVGHFFYRHDGPVTEKTPHRAYPGCYALSKVIEEVMLDQYAIQYGTNGCCLRAPWIMEKDDFKQTLSFGDDVFGGPDWKTFFAPAEARRYAEAGTVPLLRDADGRPLKRNFVHVSDLVSAILAAIDNPRAARQLFNVSMDRPVDYGEVASYLARTRGLGSVDVPSGFHSNWMDNSKAKYLLDWRPDYDLEKLIDSAWQYERQSNDPRVVFYPG; encoded by the coding sequence ATGCTTATCCTTGTCACCGGTGCAACGGGCAAGGTCGGGCGGAGCCTCATCGCGGGGCTGCTTGACCAACCGCGTTTTTCGCAGGCGCAGATCCGTGCGCTCTGCCACAATCGCCTGCTCGAGCCGTGCGATCGAATCGACATGGTCCGCGGGACGATCGCCGACCGCGACGTCGCAGATGCGGCAATGAAGAGCGTCACCCATGTGGTGCACCTCGCCACCTGCAAGGAAACGCCAGACGCGGTCATGGACATCACGGTTAAAGGATTGTTCTGGCTACTCGAGGCCTTCCGGGTCAGCCCTTCCGCACGCCAGTTTATCCTCGTCGGTGGGGACGCGTCGGTCGGCCATTTCTTTTATCGCCACGATGGTCCCGTGACTGAGAAGACGCCGCACCGCGCTTATCCCGGTTGCTACGCGCTATCGAAGGTCATCGAGGAAGTGATGCTCGATCAGTACGCAATTCAATACGGCACGAACGGTTGCTGCCTTCGCGCGCCGTGGATCATGGAGAAGGACGACTTCAAACAGACGTTGTCGTTCGGCGACGATGTGTTTGGCGGGCCCGACTGGAAGACCTTCTTTGCGCCCGCAGAAGCAAGGCGATACGCCGAGGCCGGAACCGTGCCGCTCCTTCGCGACGCAGATGGCCGGCCGCTCAAACGCAATTTCGTACACGTCAGCGACCTGGTCTCGGCGATCCTCGCAGCGATCGACAATCCCCGCGCCGCACGGCAGTTGTTCAACGTCTCCATGGACCGTCCAGTCGACTATGGCGAGGTGGCAAGCTACCTTGCACGTACGCGCGGCCTCGGCTCGGTCGACGTCCCCAGCGGCTTCCACTCGAACTGGATGGATAACAGCAAGGCCAAATACCTTCT